taaatatcaatttaccATTGTCCGTGTTCTTTTCATCTAATTtcgctttctcttttacatcaAAGTCATCGGAATACATATCTAAATCTGCCTCCTTTTTAGAAGGATGAGAGTGTTTTCCACGATCTTCaacctatattatatattatgtaaaatgatataatttcaatatgttatgcaaaatattttacctttttatttatttgttcataaCTTTCTTGATATATGTCCATGTTGCCAGTACGTGTTAATAGCTCGTTAGCTAATTCTGTTAGCTTAGTTATTTGTGCAGAATTCTGATCATCCGTTTGTaaactttttccttcctttttcctcttccaccTTTCGGCATTTGTTAATCTCTTTTTACCTTTGcctaaagataaaataaatataaataaataaacacacacacacatatatatatatatatcatatatatgattaatctactatagaaaagaattgtattttatgaaataataaaatttaccaAGTCTACATAATGCTTTAGATACTGTTTCTCCAGGTTGTAGATAAtctaatatttgtttatacagATGAACTGGATCAAATGTAATGCCTGctccatcatcatcatcatcatcgctATCGCTATCGGCCAATCCATGAGAtttctctttgaatttttttgttatatttgatCCAGATCTAGGTTTTACCTATAAACATTTATGAAGCtttataaaacagaaaaaaggaaaaaccttAACCAACCTGAACCCAATCTATGTTGTCCAACCAATTATCtcgtatttgtttttcttttttccataagTAATGACCTTCTTTATCAAAATGTCCTTCCTCtaattcttctttcatattaaATGCGGTAAAACCTACGTTCACTTCTGGAGCAGTAGGACCATCTTCGGCACctatgaatattttcaatcgtttGTAAATGTAACTTCTTTGACTTTTCAAAagatctttataaattttatatataaatcttaagATAACGATTTAAAAGTTTAATACCTTCAAACTCATTTTCATCCATCACATTATAAGTATCCTCATTGGTTTCCTGATCCTCTTCATCCGAATCCAAAGAATTTTGGACTGGTTGCCTTTCATTTACTGCAGCTTCCATTTCTTCGAACGTACGTTTCAACATCTTCGATGGATTCTTATTATCtgtaagaatagaaaaaaaatgaaaacaaaaattaaataaataaataaataaataaataaataaagaaagaaataaaaataaaaattcagacATATCTATTACACATTCAGATATTGTCaatgacaataaatattaaaaggtcacaatattaaatatttcaagtaaGATACAAAGATTTcactaaattatttaatttatttcactcTCACTTACAacttatcaataaaaatttcacttATATCCGATTAATATACGTTATCTATAaagaattcatttatatacatgatttctttctttgataacttaaatagaataaaaatatttatgcgtatttaatgaaaaaatattacagagGTTAGTACCTCTCTTCGATGGAGTTGATAAAGTTggtaacgaaataaaaattgtttctttttttttttttttgtaaatcaaTGGTACCAACAGGCAATgctataagaaaaagaaatttattgtaGGTTTGAAAAGTTGTTACCTTTATTGACGCGACTTAAGCGCCATCTGACCGAGTAGATGGACAATTAAAATTGTAGGCGATCTTTTACATTTTAGATTAAATTTTAGGGACCCTAGAGGTCGCCATTGAATACTAAGAGATAGTAGGTACTATCACAGATTATTACTTGAATGATGGCAATCTAAGAATACCGACATACACGGCGTAATGCT
The genomic region above belongs to Vespa crabro chromosome 2, iyVesCrab1.2, whole genome shotgun sequence and contains:
- the LOC124433192 gene encoding CD2 antigen cytoplasmic tail-binding protein 2 homolog isoform X2, which codes for MLKRTFEEMEAAVNERQPVQNSLDSDEEDQETNEDTYNVMDENEFEGAEDGPTAPEVNVGFTAFNMKEELEEGHFDKEGHYLWKKEKQIRDNWLDNIDWVQVKPRSGSNITKKFKEKSHGLADSDSDDDDDDGAGITFDPVHLYKQILDYLQPGETVSKALCRLGKGKKRLTNAERWKRKKEGKSLQTDDQNSAQITKLTELANELLTRTGNMDIYQESYEQINKKVEDRGKHSHPSKKEADLDMYSDDFDVKEKAKLDEKNTDNDKKSEDTKLENTKNENQVEDVTWELKWSQEEGAEVHGPHTSEQMHAWAKEGYFKKGAWVRRTGQQNQFYSAARVDFELYL
- the LOC124433192 gene encoding CD2 antigen cytoplasmic tail-binding protein 2 homolog isoform X1, translated to MYNKNPSKMLKRTFEEMEAAVNERQPVQNSLDSDEEDQETNEDTYNVMDENEFEGAEDGPTAPEVNVGFTAFNMKEELEEGHFDKEGHYLWKKEKQIRDNWLDNIDWVQVKPRSGSNITKKFKEKSHGLADSDSDDDDDDGAGITFDPVHLYKQILDYLQPGETVSKALCRLGKGKKRLTNAERWKRKKEGKSLQTDDQNSAQITKLTELANELLTRTGNMDIYQESYEQINKKVEDRGKHSHPSKKEADLDMYSDDFDVKEKAKLDEKNTDNDKKSEDTKLENTKNENQVEDVTWELKWSQEEGAEVHGPHTSEQMHAWAKEGYFKKGAWVRRTGQQNQFYSAARVDFELYL